A region from the Triticum aestivum cultivar Chinese Spring chromosome 3D, IWGSC CS RefSeq v2.1, whole genome shotgun sequence genome encodes:
- the LOC100125700 gene encoding MADS-box transcription factor 32, with translation MGRGRSEIKRIDNPTQRQSTFYKRRDGLFKKARELAVLCDADLLLLLFSASGKLYQYLAPTVPSVKEFVERYEAATHTKVWSDIRQERRAELEKVAKMCDLLEKELRFMTVDDGEQYTVPSLAALEHNLEAAMHKVRSEKDRKIGGEMSYLENMIRGKQAERYGLCDKLAHAQSLKVVEGGSTSLNNGLDLKLGFN, from the exons ATGGGGCGAGGGCGCAGCGAGATAAAGAGGATCGACAACCCCACGCAGCGCCAGTCCACCTTCTACAAGCGCAGGGACGGCCTCTTCAAGAAGGCCCGGGAGCTCGCCGTCCTCTGCGacgccgacctcctcctcctcctcttctccgccTCCGGCAAGCTCTACCAGTACCTCGCGCCCACCGTCCCCTC TGTCAAGGAGTTTGTCGAGAGGTACGAGGCTGCAACGCACACCAAAGTTTGGTCCGACATCCGCCAG GAGAGGCGCGCCGAGCTGGAGAAGGTGGCCAAGATGTGCGACCTCTTGGAGAAGGAGCTGAG GTTCATGACGGTGGACGACGGGGAGCAGTACACGGTGCCGTCGCTGGCGGCGCTGGAGCACAACCTGGAGGCGGCCATGCACAAGGTGCGCTCCGAGAAGGACCGCAAGATCGGGGGCGAGATGAGCTACCTCGAGAACATG ATCAGGGGGAAACAAGCTGAGCGCTACGGCCTATGTGACAAG CTCGCTCATGCTCAGAGCCTGAAGGTCGTGGAAGGCGGATCCACCTCGCTGAACAACGGTCTGGACCTCAAACTTG GATTCAACTAG